CTCCGACCAGGCCTCGTCCAGCCGCGGAGGGGCGACGGCGACCCGGCGGCCGGCCGTCCGCCAGGGCTGCTCGAAGCGGGCCACGGTCACCCCGAGCGGGGGCAGCCGGCGGGCCAGCACCGCCAGGTCGGCCGCCTCCGGCCCGCCGCCCGCCCCGTGGCCCAGCACCAGGGCGGCGCCGACGTCGTCGGCCTCGTCGAGCAGCCAGTGGGCGGGACCCTGGGCCGTGACCACCGGCAGATCGCGGGTGCTCAGAGCAGCCGGTCCTGCTCGGGCGGGTCGGCCGGCGCGTCGTCCCGCACCGTCGGCCCCGCCTCGGCGAGGGGCTCCAGCAGCGACGGGTCGTTGTTCTGCACCTTGTTGACGGCGGTGGAGACGGCGTAGGCCTCGAGCTCGGCCGCGTCGGTGACCGACAGCAGGCCGAGGGCCTGCTCCGGGTCGGTGAGCGCGGGGTCCAGCCACCCGTCGACGGCGTCGGCGGGCACGACGAGCGGCATCCGGTCGTGGATGTGTCCGGCCGCGTCGGTGGCCCGGGTCGTGATCACCGAGCAGGTGCGGAGCCAGGCCGTGTCGTCGTCCCGGTCCTTGGTGGGGTCGCGCCAGATCTCGTAGAGGCCGGCCATCACCAGCAGCCCGCCGTCGGCCCGGTGCAGGAAGAACGGCTGCTTGGCGGGCTTCCGGCCGCCGGGCGGGGTCTCGGGCTCGTACCACTCGTAGAAGCCGGCGGCGGGCAGCAGGCACCGGCGGGACCGGAAGGCCTTCGCGAAGGCCGGCTTCTCGGCCACCGTCTCCAGCCGGGCGTTGATCATGCGCGCGCCGATCGAGCGCTCCTTGGCCCACGAGGGCACCAGGCCCCAGACCAGGGGCGCGAGCCGGCGGCGGACGTCCCCCGACGCCCGGTCGACCCGTTCGAAGACGGCGGGCACCGCCACGGTCGGGGCCACGTTGTAGTCCGGGCCGGGCAGGCCGTCGAGGATGTCGTCGACGTCGAACTCCTCGGCCAGCTGCCGGGGGCTCGCGGTGGAGGCGTAGCGACCGCACATGCCGGGCAGGCTACCGGGGGCGGGCCGGGGTTGGCTGGTCCCGGCCGGCACGGTAGGAATAGCCCATGACGTTGTTGCGCGCCGCCGCCCGTACCCTGCTCGCCTCCTACTTCGTCGCGAGCGGCTTCAAGTCCGTCCGGCACCCCGAGCTGCTCGTCCCGGCCGCCGAGCCGGTGACCGACAAGCTCGTGCCGTTCGTGAAGAAGTACGCCCCCGCCTCGGTGGCGGGCTACGTGCCGGAGGACGCGCAGACCCTCGTCCGGGTCAACGGCGCCGCCCAGCTCCTCGGCGGCCTGGCGCTCGCCACCGGCAAGGGCCGCCGGCTCGGCGCCGTGGTGCTCGCCACCTCGCTGATCCCCAGCACGCTGGCGAAGCACCCCTACTGGACGCGCACCGACCCGGTCGAGAAGGCCGAGGACCGGTCGCACTTCCTCAAGAACATCAGCCTGCTCGGGGGCGTGCTGCTCGCGGCCCGGGACACCGAGGGCCGGCCGGGCCTGGTCTACCTGGCCGCCAAGGGCGGCGAGAGCCTCGCCCGCGACACCCGCCGCACCACCCAGAAGCTGGGCCGTCGTGCCGGGGTGACCTCGGGCGCGCTCAGCAAGGGCGTCGGCAGCCTGACGGAGGCGGCCGGCGACCTGGCCGAGAACGTCGGCAAGGGCACCAGCCAGCTCGCCGACGGCGCACTGGCCAGCGGTGCGGCCCTGGTCGGGGCGGCCGTCGCCAGCTCCCGCAAGGCGCGCAAGCAGGCCTCCAAGCAGTTCAAGCAGGCCCAGGTGGCGGCCGCCAAGCAGCTCAAGGAGGCCCGCGAGGTCGCCGCCCAGCAGGCGGCGGTGGCCAAGAAGGAGGGCGCGAAGCGGGCCAAGGTCGCGGAGAAGGAGCGGGCCAAGCGCGACGCCGTGGCCGCCAAGGAGCGCGCCAAGCGCGACGCCGTGGCCGAGAAGCGCAACCGCCAGCAGATCAAGAAGGCCGCCGCCAAGGCCGAGAAGGTCAACAAGAACATCCACCGCGGCGAGAACTGAGACGTCCGGGTCTCGCCGCCGGGCCGGCCGGGCCCGGCGCGCCGGCCCGGGACCCTAGAATCGCCCCCGTGCCCAGCACCTCACCCCCGCAGCCCTGGGCCGCCCCTGAGGCGCCCGCCCCGATCAGCGCGACGGTCACCGTGCCCGGCTCGAAGTCGGAGACGAACCGCGCGCTGGTCCTGGCCGCCCTGGCCGACCGGCCGTCGGTGATCACCAACGGCCTCGACGCCCGTGACACCGTGCTGATGCGCGAGGCGCTGCGGACCCTCGGGGTGGTCATCGTCGAGAACGGCCGGCAGTGGCTGGTGACCCCACCGGCGCAGTTCACCGCGGGCGGGACCGTCCAGTGCGGTCTCGCCGGCACCGTCATGCGGTTCGTGCCGGCGCTGGCCGCACTGGCCGACGGCGACGTCCGCTTCGAGGGCGACGAGCAGGCCGCCTCCCGCCCCATGGCGCCGCTGCTCGACGCGCTCACCGCGCTGGGCGCCGACAGCCGGACCGACGGCGGGCCCGGCCTGCCCTTCACCGTCACCGGCCGGGCCGGGCTGCGGGGTGGGGCGGTGACCGTCGACGCCTCCACGTCCAGCCAGTACGTCTCCGCGCTGCTGCTGGTCGGCGCCCGCTTCGCCGACGGGCTGGACCTGCGCCACGTCGGCGGCCCGCTGCCGTCCCTGCCGCACATCGCCATGACCGTGGCCATGCTCCGCGAGCGGGGGGTGGCGGTCGACGACTCCGAGCCGGGCCGCTGGCGGGTCTCCCCCGGCGTCCTGCACGCCCACGACGTCGTCGTCGAGCCCGACCTGTCGAACGCCGCGCCCTTCCTGGCCGCGGCCGCCGTCACCGGCGGCATGGTGACGGTCCGGCACTGGCCGGCCGGCTCGCTGCAGCCGGGCGACCAGATCCGGGGCATCCTGCGGGCCTTCGGGGCCGAGGTCACCTGGTTCGAGGGCGACCTGACGGTCAGCGGCCGTCACTTCCTGCACGGCGTCGACCTCGACCTGCGGGAGGCCAGCGAGCTGACGCCCGTCGTCGCCGCGGTCGCCGCGCTCGCCGAGGGCACCAGCCGGATCAGCGGGGTCGGCCACATCCGCGGTCACGAGACGGACCGGCTGGCCGCCCTCGAGGCCGAGCTGTCCGCGCTCGGCTGCAGCGTCAGCAGCGACGACGACGGCCTGACCGTCAACCCGAAGCTGCTGGGCAGTGCCGTCTTCCACACCTACGCCGACCACCGGATGGCGCACGCCGCCGCCGTGCTGGGCCTGGTCGTCGCCGGGATCGTCGTCGACGACGTCAGCTGCACCAGCAAGACCATGCCGGAGTTCGTCGACCTGTGGGCCGCCATGGTGGCCGAGACCGACGCGGGGATCGAGACGGTCGGCGCGGTCGACCCCGAGCGGCCGGCCCCGTGAGCCGGGTGGTCGGCCCGTGACGTCCCGGCAGTTCCGCACCGACGAGAACGCCGCCTTCGAGCGGCCCCGGCGCCGCACCCGGCCCCGCACCAAGGACCGGCCGAGCTACTCCGAGGCCGAGGTCGGGGTGGTCATCACCGTCGACCGCGGCCGTTTCCGGGTGCTGCTCGGCGGTCACGAGACCACCGCCACCAAGGCGCGCCAGCTGGGCCGGACGGGCGTCATCGTCGGCGACCGGGTGCGGATCGTCGGGGACACCTCCGGGGAGGAGGGGACGCTCGGCCGGATCGTGGAGGTCGAGGAGCGGACGACCGTGCTGCGGCGGACGGCCGACGACGACGACCCCTACGAGCGGCCGATCGTGGCCAACGCCGACCAGCTGGTCATCGTCACGGCGCTGGCCGACCCGCCGCCGCGGACGGGGATGATCGACCGGATCCTGGTGGCCGGCTTCGACGCCGGGCTCGACCCGCTGCTCTGCCTGACCAAGGCCGACCTCGCCGGGCCCGAGGAGCTGCTGGCCCAGTACGAGCCGCTCGGCGTCCTCGTCCAGACGGTGCAGCCGGGTGCCGACCTCACCGAGCTGCGGGCCGCCCTGGCCGGCCGGACCAGCGTCTTCGTCGGGCACTCCGGCGTCGGCAAGTCGACGCTGGTCAACGCGCTGATCCCCGACGCCCACCGCGGCATCGGTGCGGTCAACGAGGTGACGGGCCGCGGCCGGCACACCTCCAGCTCGGCGATCGCGCTGCGGCTGCCCCCGGTCGCGGGCTCGGACGCGCGGGGCGCCGAGGACGGCGGCTGGGTCATCGACACCCCGGGCGTCCGGTCGTTCGGGCTGAGCCACGTCACCCGGGAGAGCATCATCGCGGCGTTCCCGGACCTCCAGGCGCAGACCGCGGGCTGCTCGCGCGGCTGCACCCACGAGACCGGGGTCCCCGAGTGCGGGCTGGACGCGGCCGTCGCGCGGGGCGAGCTGTCCCGGGCCCGGCTGGAGTCGTTCCGGCGGATGATCGACGCCGGCCAGTAGGTTGGCGGCCATGCCCCCCGAGAGCCCGCTGCACCGCAACCTGACCGACGACCTGCGGCTGGCCCACCTGCTCGCCGACGACGCGGACTCGATCACCATGAGCCGCTTCAAGGCCCTCGACCTGCGGGTGACGGCGAAACCGGACCTCTCCCCTGTCTCCGACGCCGACACCGCCGTCGAGGAGGCCATCCGGCGCACGCTCGGCAAGGCCCGACCGCGCGACGCCGTGCACGGCGAGGAGATGGCCGACACCGGGTGGGGGCCGCGCCGCTGGGTGGTCGACCCGATCGACGGCACCAAGAACTACGTCCGCGGCGTGCCGGTCTGGGCGACGCTGATCTCGCTGCTGGTCAACGACGAGCCGGTGGTCGGCGTGGTCAGCGCCCCGGCGCTCGGCCGGCGCTGGTGGGCCTCGCTCGGCGGCGGCGCCTACGCCGGCAAGTCGCTGATGAACCCCAGCCCCTGCCGCGTCTCGCAGGTCGCCGACCTCGCGGACGCGTCCCTGAGCTACGCGGAGCTCGGCGAGTGGGTCGCGTCCGGGCAGGGCCAGGGCTTCGTCGACCTGCTGCGCAGCTGCTGGCGGACGCGGGCCTACGGCGACTTCTGGTCCTACATGCTGCTGGCCGAGGGCGCGGTCGACATCGCCTGCGAGCCGGAGCTGGAGCTGCACGACATGGCCGCCTGCGCGATCGTCGTCACGGAGGCGGGCGGGCGGTTCACCGACCTCGACGGGCGCCCCGGCCCGCACGGCGCCGGCGCGTACGCCACCAACGGGCTGCTGCACGACACCGTGCTCGCGCACCTGCGGCCGCCCGGCCCGGAGGAGGACGAGGACGAGGAGCTCGGGGACGACCAGGTCGCCGGCTGAGGCCGCACCCCGCGTGGTGGGGCTGCTGCTCGCGGCCGGCGCCGGTCGCCGGGCGGGCGGCCCGAAGGCGCTGCGCCGCGACGCGGACGGCACCCCGTGGCTGTCCCGCGCCGTCCGGGTGCTCGCCGACGGCGGCTGCGCGCCGGTCGTCGTCGTGCTCGGCTGCGCCGCCCCCGAGGCGGCCGCACTGCTGGCCGCCCACCCCCTGCCCGGCGCCGACGTGCGGCCGGTGACCCACCCAGGCTGGGCCGACGGCCTGGCGGGCTCCCTGCGCTGCGGGCTCGACGCGGCGGCCGCCCTCGGGGCGGCGGCCGTCGTCGTCCACCTCGTCGACCTCCCCGACGTCGGCGCCGACGTCGTCCGCCGGCTGCTCACGGTGGTGCCGCCCGAACCGGAGGCGCTGGCCCGCGCCGGCTACCACGGCCGTCCCGGGCACCCGGTGCTGGTCGGCCGGGCGCACCTGCCCGCGCTGCGGGAGACCGTGTCCGGGGACGCCGGGGCGCAGGCCTACCTGAGCGACCACGACGCCCTGGTCGTGGCCTGCGACGACCTGGCCGGCGGCCACGACGTCGACGAGCCCGCCGGGAACCGGCGTGCGTGACGTGCTGCCCGCGCTGCTGGGCTGGTGGCGGGAGGGCCGGACGGTGGCCCTGGCCACGGTCGTCGGCACCTGGGACTCCGCGCCCCGACCGGTCGGCGCGGCCATGCTGGTGGGCCCCGACGGCAGCGTCGTCGGCTCGGTGTCCGGCGGCTGCGTCGAGGCCGACGTCTGCGCGCTCGCCGAGGAGGTGCTGGCCGACGGCGTCCCCGTGCTGCGCCGCTACGGCGTGAGCGACGCGGACGCGCTGGCCGTCGGGCTGCCCTGCGGCGGCACCCTCGACGTGCACGTCGCGGCGGTCTCGCCCGCGACCTTCCCGGGGCTCGACGAGCTCGCCACGCTGGTCGACGCCGGGGAGCCGGTGGCCGTCGCCACCGTCGTGGCCGCGCCGCGCCCCGACCAGCGGGGCCGTCGGCTGGTGCTGCGCCCGGACGGGGCGCGGCTGGCCGGCGGTCTGGGCTCGCCCCGCGTCGACGCCGCCGTCACCGACGACGCCCGCGGCCTGCTGGCCGCCGGGCGCGACGAGCTGCTGACCTACGGCCCCGACGGCGAACGGCTGGGCGAGGGCCTGCAGGTCCTGGTGGCGGTGCTCGCCCCGCGGCCGCGGATGCTGGTCTGCGGGGCCAGCGAGTTCGCCACGGCGCTCGCACGGATGGGCGCGTTCCTGGGGTACCGGGTCACCGTCTGCGACGCCCGCGCCCGGTTCGCCACCCCGGCCCGCTTCCCCCAGGCCGACGAGGTCGTGG
The window above is part of the Friedmanniella luteola genome. Proteins encoded here:
- a CDS encoding nucleotidyltransferase family protein, producing MVGLLLAAGAGRRAGGPKALRRDADGTPWLSRAVRVLADGGCAPVVVVLGCAAPEAAALLAAHPLPGADVRPVTHPGWADGLAGSLRCGLDAAAALGAAAVVVHLVDLPDVGADVVRRLLTVVPPEPEALARAGYHGRPGHPVLVGRAHLPALRETVSGDAGAQAYLSDHDALVVACDDLAGGHDVDEPAGNRRA
- the aroA gene encoding 3-phosphoshikimate 1-carboxyvinyltransferase, with protein sequence MPSTSPPQPWAAPEAPAPISATVTVPGSKSETNRALVLAALADRPSVITNGLDARDTVLMREALRTLGVVIVENGRQWLVTPPAQFTAGGTVQCGLAGTVMRFVPALAALADGDVRFEGDEQAASRPMAPLLDALTALGADSRTDGGPGLPFTVTGRAGLRGGAVTVDASTSSQYVSALLLVGARFADGLDLRHVGGPLPSLPHIAMTVAMLRERGVAVDDSEPGRWRVSPGVLHAHDVVVEPDLSNAAPFLAAAAVTGGMVTVRHWPAGSLQPGDQIRGILRAFGAEVTWFEGDLTVSGRHFLHGVDLDLREASELTPVVAAVAALAEGTSRISGVGHIRGHETDRLAALEAELSALGCSVSSDDDGLTVNPKLLGSAVFHTYADHRMAHAAAVLGLVVAGIVVDDVSCTSKTMPEFVDLWAAMVAETDAGIETVGAVDPERPAP
- the rsgA gene encoding ribosome small subunit-dependent GTPase A; the protein is MTSRQFRTDENAAFERPRRRTRPRTKDRPSYSEAEVGVVITVDRGRFRVLLGGHETTATKARQLGRTGVIVGDRVRIVGDTSGEEGTLGRIVEVEERTTVLRRTADDDDPYERPIVANADQLVIVTALADPPPRTGMIDRILVAGFDAGLDPLLCLTKADLAGPEELLAQYEPLGVLVQTVQPGADLTELRAALAGRTSVFVGHSGVGKSTLVNALIPDAHRGIGAVNEVTGRGRHTSSSAIALRLPPVAGSDARGAEDGGWVIDTPGVRSFGLSHVTRESIIAAFPDLQAQTAGCSRGCTHETGVPECGLDAAVARGELSRARLESFRRMIDAGQ
- a CDS encoding inositol monophosphatase family protein → MPPESPLHRNLTDDLRLAHLLADDADSITMSRFKALDLRVTAKPDLSPVSDADTAVEEAIRRTLGKARPRDAVHGEEMADTGWGPRRWVVDPIDGTKNYVRGVPVWATLISLLVNDEPVVGVVSAPALGRRWWASLGGGAYAGKSLMNPSPCRVSQVADLADASLSYAELGEWVASGQGQGFVDLLRSCWRTRAYGDFWSYMLLAEGAVDIACEPELELHDMAACAIVVTEAGGRFTDLDGRPGPHGAGAYATNGLLHDTVLAHLRPPGPEEDEDEELGDDQVAG
- a CDS encoding SOS response-associated peptidase, with the protein product MCGRYASTASPRQLAEEFDVDDILDGLPGPDYNVAPTVAVPAVFERVDRASGDVRRRLAPLVWGLVPSWAKERSIGARMINARLETVAEKPAFAKAFRSRRCLLPAAGFYEWYEPETPPGGRKPAKQPFFLHRADGGLLVMAGLYEIWRDPTKDRDDDTAWLRTCSVITTRATDAAGHIHDRMPLVVPADAVDGWLDPALTDPEQALGLLSVTDAAELEAYAVSTAVNKVQNNDPSLLEPLAEAGPTVRDDAPADPPEQDRLL
- a CDS encoding DoxX family protein, with the translated sequence MTLLRAAARTLLASYFVASGFKSVRHPELLVPAAEPVTDKLVPFVKKYAPASVAGYVPEDAQTLVRVNGAAQLLGGLALATGKGRRLGAVVLATSLIPSTLAKHPYWTRTDPVEKAEDRSHFLKNISLLGGVLLAARDTEGRPGLVYLAAKGGESLARDTRRTTQKLGRRAGVTSGALSKGVGSLTEAAGDLAENVGKGTSQLADGALASGAALVGAAVASSRKARKQASKQFKQAQVAAAKQLKEAREVAAQQAAVAKKEGAKRAKVAEKERAKRDAVAAKERAKRDAVAEKRNRQQIKKAAAKAEKVNKNIHRGEN
- a CDS encoding XdhC family protein, producing MRDVLPALLGWWREGRTVALATVVGTWDSAPRPVGAAMLVGPDGSVVGSVSGGCVEADVCALAEEVLADGVPVLRRYGVSDADALAVGLPCGGTLDVHVAAVSPATFPGLDELATLVDAGEPVAVATVVAAPRPDQRGRRLVLRPDGARLAGGLGSPRVDAAVTDDARGLLAAGRDELLTYGPDGERLGEGLQVLVAVLAPRPRMLVCGASEFATALARMGAFLGYRVTVCDARARFATPARFPQADEVVVDWPHRYLAAEAAAGRLDGRTALCVLTHDPKFDVPLLAAALRLPLGYVGVMGSRRTHADRVARLRAEGLTDVELGRMASPLGLDLGARTPEETAVSIAAELVSRRWGGQGRPLSEGSGRIHHEPGGPGTAEP